From one Pempheris klunzingeri isolate RE-2024b chromosome 5, fPemKlu1.hap1, whole genome shotgun sequence genomic stretch:
- the LOC139201434 gene encoding monocarboxylate transporter 13, which produces MDSPEKVQKVRVAVAPAAAPDGGYAWFILLSCFMVFALTFGVIKSFGVFYVEIHKYFETTATGTSWITSIAVATIHIVAPVASALSARYSHRSVVIMGGLICSLGVVFGAFANNLVELYLTVGFLNGFGYALTWTPTVTMLGLYFERRRPVANALASAGECILTFVLTPLCQLLIDSYTWRGALLILGGLQLNLCVFGMLLRPLKATREVTSEVRAEEEGLSLELLPIDDSEKSKPGKELRISEGSDLGAIEALLEDPEEIPNSSMKVHVSKNRTKRAELRTKILLYVDYTLITNARFMVYSMFGVFAALGFFAPALFLVPYARSKGTEEYQAAALMSISAVLDLFGRVFFGWVANLRQVETVQQLAASVILLGTVLLLCPLASSFTELVAFSAAYGLAYGATVAIHITVLAEIVGVHRLGSALGFFMLIRSSGGLLGPPIAGFFIDKMSDYGTGFLMAGVALIVSALFLLLLHQMNHRGRASATNSHDMQK; this is translated from the exons ATGGATTCTCCAGAGAAGGTGCAGAAGGTGAGGGTAGCTGTGGCACCAGCAGCAGCCCCTGACGGTGGCTACGCCTGGTTCATCCTGCTCTCCTGCTTCATGGTCTTCGCCCTGACGTTTGGGGTCATTAAGTCCTTTGGTGTATTCTATGTTGAGATACATAAGTACTTTGAAACCACAGCAACAGGAACATCTTGGATTACCTCTATTGCGGTGGCTACCATTCACATCGTGG CTCCTGTAGCATCTGCTCTCAGCGCGCGCTACAGCCATCGCTCTGTAGTGATAATGGGTGGACTGATATGCAGCTTAGGAGTCGTGTTTGGGGCTTTTGCTAATAACCTGGTTGAACTCTACTTAACAGTGGGGTTCCTAAATG GTTTTGGTTATGCACTGACGTGGACCCCCACAGTGACCATGCTGGGCTTGTACTTTGAGAGGAGACGGCCGGTGGCCAACGCCTTGGCCAGCGCCGGAGAGTGCATCCTTACGTTTGTCCTCACACCCCTGTGCCAGCTGTTGATTGACAGCTACACCTGGAGGGGTGCCTTGCTAATCTTGGGGGGTCTGCAGCTTAACCTGTGTGTGTTCGGAATGCTGCTGAGGCCCCTAAAAGCCACCAGAGAGGTGACGTCCGaggtcagagcagaggaggaaggctTGTCCCTGGAATTGCTACCAATAGATGACTCAGAAAAAAGCAAACCAGGGAAGGAGCTAAGAATATCTGAGGGGTCTGATCTGGGGGCCATTGAGGCACTTCTTGAGGACCCCGAAGAGATACCTAATTCATCCATGAAAGTACATGTCTCCAAGAACAGGACTAAGAGGGCTGAACTAAGGACCAAAATTCTCCTCTACGTAGATTATACCCTCATCACCAATGCTCGATTCATGGTCTACTCAATGTTTGGGGTGTTTGCTGCACTGGGTTTCTTCGCCCCAGCTCTGTTCCTGGTTCCATATGCTCGTAGTAAGGGGACTGAGGAGTACCAAGCGGCTGCTCTCATGTCCATCTCTGCAGTGTTGGACCTGTTTGGAAGGGTGTTCTTTGGCTGGGTGGCAAACCTGAGACAGGTGGAGACA GTGCAGCAGTTGGCAGCTTCAGTGATTCTGCTGGGCACTGTGCTACTCCTCTGCCCACTGGCCTCCTCGTTCACAGAGCTGGTTGCTTTCAGCGCAGCTTACGGCCTGGCGTACGGCGCCACCGTCGCCATCCACATCACCGTGCTGGCTGAGATTGTGGGCGTCCACAGGCTCGGAAGTGCACTGGGGTTCTTCATGCTCATACGCAGCAGCGGAGGCCTGCTTGGACCGCCCATTGCTG GGTTCTTCATAGACAAGATGAGTGATTACGGAACAGGTTTCCTCATGGCAGGAGTGGCTCTCATCGTCTCTGCtctgttcctgctcctcctccatcagatGAACCACAGGGGTCGGGCCTCAGCCACCAACAGCCACGATATgcagaaatga